TTGGTATTTTTGGTATTCTTCGAAATATAATTTACCACATTGCCAGAGCAATTGTACATTTTGCATTTCAAAAAACTCTAATTCTTTTTCTATCAATTGATTCACTCGACGTGCCCCTAAACTACCCCCTAAAACCAAAATGGTTTTTTTGTTTGGATCTAAATTAAAATGTGCAACTCCTTCGGCTCTTTTACCCTCAATAGTCATTAGGTCTTGGCGAACTGGATTACCTGTTAGCACCATTTTCTCTTTTGGAAAAAAACGTTCCAAATTTTCATAAGCCACACAAATGGCATTGGCTTTTTTGCTCAATAATTTATTGGTGATTCCAGGAAAAGAATTTTGTTCTTGAATTACCGTTGGAATTCCTGCACTATTTGCCATTTGCAATAAAGGGCCACTGGCAAAACCACCTGTACCGATAACTACATCAGGTTGGAATTGTTTTATAATTTGTCTGGATTTCAATAAACTACTCAATAGTTTTATTGGAAATAAAGCATTGTCAAAAGTCAATCTTCTTTGTAAACCCGCAATCCAAAGTCCTTTAATTGGATAACCAGCTTGAGGTACTTTTTGCATTTCCATTTTATCCTGTGCCCCAACGAAAAGAAATTTGGCATCCGGAAAACGAGACTTTAATTCATTAGCGATAGCAATTGCTGGATATATATGACCTCCTGTTCCTCCTCCGCTTAATATGAATTTATATGTTCTCATGGTAAATTTGCTATTTGTTTAATACGGCATCCATTGGATTTTTTGAACTGTCTTGAATGGAGTAATTGCCTTCTTCTATTTGCTTATCGTCTGCTTCTAATTCTTGGTCTATCAATCGTTGAAGTGCTTCTTCTCGTTTGGCTGCTTCTTTTTGTTCAAGTTCGATTTCTTCTTCTTTCTTGGTTACATTGATAATAATTCCAAGTGCAAAACAAGTCATCCAAATGGAACTTCCTCCACTACTAATCAAAGGCAAGGTTTGTCCCGTTACCGGTAATAATTCGACCGCCACCGCCATATTGATTAGCGCCTGAAATATTAAAGGAAAACCCAAACTAATGACGACTAATTTTCCAAAAAGCGTATTGGCTTTATGTGCAGCAATTACAAATCGGAAGAGCAGTAAAAGATACAATCCTAATACTCCTAATCCTCCCACTAATCCATATTCTTCTACAATAATGGCGTATATAAAATCAGAGGAAGATTGAGGTAAAAAATGTCTTTGCACACTTTTACCAGGACCAACTCCAGTAAAATTCCCAGAGGCAATTGCGGTTTTTGCTGCATTGATTTGATATTCGTCTTCGCCTTCCTTATCGGTTCCGTAATTTTCAATTCGACTAATCCAAGTATCTACCCTGCTAAAGAATTTGGAATCCGGAAATGCTTTGGATAATATCACAAAAATCAACAAGCCTGCAATGGCCATTCCCATAATGTATCCAATATATTTCAATTGGTACTTTCCAACAAAGGCAATCATTACCACCATCACAAACATTAAGGCTGTCGTAGAGAAATTGGCTGGCAAAATCAACATTAAAGTAATAAATACCGGAATCCATAACTCTACAAAAGAAGCTTTAAAAGTTACTGGGGTTTCTCTTGTCTTAGATAAATAACGCGCGACATAGATGTATAAAATAATCGCTGCAATGGAAGAGGTTTGAAATGAAATTCCGATGAATGGCAATTGCAACCATCGGCTGGCATTGGCACCGCCAATATTCGTCCCTTTAAATAATGTTAATGCTAAAAGCCCCCAAACAATGGGCAACCCAATTCTTGAGATTACTCTAAAATAATGGTAAGGCACTTTATGTACAAAATAAATAATCATGAAACCCATACCCAAATGAGCCAAATGTTTTACTAAATAGCCAAGGGTATTTCCGTCTCCATCTCGACCAAAAGCTAAATTGGTACTGGCGCTAAAAACTGGCATAAAAGAAAACAAAGCCAATAAAGCCAAGAATGACCAAATTACCTTATCCCCTTTTAAATTGCTTAGTAGCTGTTTGAGTTTCATATCGCCTAAAGTCTAATGAATAGTTCCCTATTATAAATTGTAAACTGCCTGTTTGAATTGTTTTCCTCTGTCTTCGTAGTTTTCGAACAAATCGAAACTCGCGCAAGCTGGTGACAATAAAACGGTATCTCCTTTTTCGGTCATGCGTTGTGCCATTCGCACAGCATCAGGCATATTATCCACCTCGATCATTACATCAACTACATTACCAAAAGCTTCAATGATTTTTTTATTATCTACTCCTAAACAAATGATACCTTTTACTTTTTCATGAACTAAAGACATCAATTCGTGATAATCGTTTCCTTTATCAACACCACCAACAATCCAAACCGTTGGCGTAGTCATACTATCCAAAGCAAAGAAAGAAGCATTCACATTGGTCGCTTTCGAATCGTTGATGTATTGAACGTTTTGGATTTTCAATACTTTTTCTAAACGGTGTTCAACACCTTGAAAATTCGATAAACTTTCTCTAATGGTTGCGTTACGAATTTGCATTAGTTTGGCCACAGAGGTCGCTGCCATAGCGTTCTTCATATTGTGTTTTCCTTCTAATGCAATTGATTCTGTTTCCATCAAAAATTCTTCGTGATTCATCATCTTTACTTCCATTTTATTATCTTTTATAAAGGCCCCTTCCGTGAAAACTTGGTTCAATGAAAAAGGAATTAATGTTGCTTTTGTTGTATTATTTTGTAACCAATTGGCTATCGCTTCGTCTTCGGCATCATAAATCAAATAATCGTCTTCGGTTTGATTCATTGTAATTCTAAACTTCGAATCGATGTAATTTTCATACTTGTAATCGTAACGGTCCAAATGATCCGGACTAATATTCGTTAGGATGGCAATGTGCGGCTTGTAATCTATTATACCGTCCAACTGAAAACTACTCAACTCTAAAACATAGGAGTCAAAATCATTCTCGGCTACTTGCCAGGCAAAACTTTTTCCGATGTTTCCTCCCAATCCTACATTCAGTCCTGCTGATTTTAGCAAGTGATAGGTCAACATCGTAGTGGTAGTTTTACCATTACTTCCCGTGATTCCTATCGTAATTGCATTGGTAAAAGGAGCGGTGAATTCAATTTCAGAAATGACCTTGATTCCTTTTGCTACTAACTTTTTTACAATGGGTGATTTATCAGGAATTCCGGGACTTTTCATGACCACATCCGCATTCAGAATCAAAGATTCGGTATGCGTTTCGTCTTCCCAAGCAATCGCATTATGATTAAGAACTTCTTTGTAATTATCTTTTATTTTTCCAAAATCAGATACAAAAACATCGTATCCTTTTTGTTTTCCCAGAATGGCTGTACCCACTCCACTTTCGCCTCCTCCTAAAACAACTAATCTCATCTATCGTAGTTTTAAAGTCACTATGGACAAAATGGATAACATGATGGCGACAATCCAAAATCGTGTCACAATCTTACTTTCGTGATATCCTTTTTTCTGATAGTGATGGTGCAAAGGCGACATTAAAAATATTCTGCGGCCTTCGCCAAAACGTTTCTTGGTATATTTAAAATAAGTAACCTGAATGACCACTGATAAATTCTCAACTAAGAAGATTCCACACAATAATGGAATCAACATTTCTTTACGAACAGCTATTGCTAATACCGCAATGATTCCTCCAATTGTTAAACTTCCGGTATCACCCATAAATACCGAAGCCGGATACGAATTGTACCAAAGAAATCCAATCAATGCCCCAACAAATGCCGCAATAAATACGGTCATTTCTCCTGAATTCGGGATATACATGATGTTCAAATAATTGGAGAAAATAATATTACCAGAAAGGAAAGTGAAAATTCCTAAAGCTAATACCGAAACCGCCGAGGTCCCCGCAGCTAAACCATCGATTCCGTCCGTCAAATTAGCTCCATTAGAAACAGCGGTGATAATAAAAATAACTAC
This sequence is a window from Flavobacterium ammoniigenes. Protein-coding genes within it:
- the murG gene encoding undecaprenyldiphospho-muramoylpentapeptide beta-N-acetylglucosaminyltransferase, coding for MRTYKFILSGGGTGGHIYPAIAIANELKSRFPDAKFLFVGAQDKMEMQKVPQAGYPIKGLWIAGLQRRLTFDNALFPIKLLSSLLKSRQIIKQFQPDVVIGTGGFASGPLLQMANSAGIPTVIQEQNSFPGITNKLLSKKANAICVAYENLERFFPKEKMVLTGNPVRQDLMTIEGKRAEGVAHFNLDPNKKTILVLGGSLGARRVNQLIEKELEFFEMQNVQLLWQCGKLYFEEYQKYQSKDVQVMAFIERMDLVYAAADIVISRAGASSVSELCIVGKPVVFIPSPNVAEDHQTKNAKSIADKNGAILIRESELDSTFESTFSDLIGNENKQHELSQNIKSLALPNATKAIVEEIIKLIK
- a CDS encoding FtsW/RodA/SpoVE family cell cycle protein; the protein is MKLKQLLSNLKGDKVIWSFLALLALFSFMPVFSASTNLAFGRDGDGNTLGYLVKHLAHLGMGFMIIYFVHKVPYHYFRVISRIGLPIVWGLLALTLFKGTNIGGANASRWLQLPFIGISFQTSSIAAIILYIYVARYLSKTRETPVTFKASFVELWIPVFITLMLILPANFSTTALMFVMVVMIAFVGKYQLKYIGYIMGMAIAGLLIFVILSKAFPDSKFFSRVDTWISRIENYGTDKEGEDEYQINAAKTAIASGNFTGVGPGKSVQRHFLPQSSSDFIYAIIVEEYGLVGGLGVLGLYLLLLFRFVIAAHKANTLFGKLVVISLGFPLIFQALINMAVAVELLPVTGQTLPLISSGGSSIWMTCFALGIIINVTKKEEEIELEQKEAAKREEALQRLIDQELEADDKQIEEGNYSIQDSSKNPMDAVLNK
- the murD gene encoding UDP-N-acetylmuramoyl-L-alanine--D-glutamate ligase; its protein translation is MRLVVLGGGESGVGTAILGKQKGYDVFVSDFGKIKDNYKEVLNHNAIAWEDETHTESLILNADVVMKSPGIPDKSPIVKKLVAKGIKVISEIEFTAPFTNAITIGITGSNGKTTTTMLTYHLLKSAGLNVGLGGNIGKSFAWQVAENDFDSYVLELSSFQLDGIIDYKPHIAILTNISPDHLDRYDYKYENYIDSKFRITMNQTEDDYLIYDAEDEAIANWLQNNTTKATLIPFSLNQVFTEGAFIKDNKMEVKMMNHEEFLMETESIALEGKHNMKNAMAATSVAKLMQIRNATIRESLSNFQGVEHRLEKVLKIQNVQYINDSKATNVNASFFALDSMTTPTVWIVGGVDKGNDYHELMSLVHEKVKGIICLGVDNKKIIEAFGNVVDVMIEVDNMPDAVRMAQRMTEKGDTVLLSPACASFDLFENYEDRGKQFKQAVYNL